The following proteins are co-located in the Chryseobacterium daecheongense genome:
- a CDS encoding gliding motility-associated C-terminal domain-containing protein — protein sequence MKKVLLIFLIIISQISFAQSSSDCGGNVQVCGNTPISFTPTGPGDIHEVLGDCLSMEHYSIWYTFTVATSGTLTFNIDPNVFADDYDWAVYGPNVTCANLGFPIRCNYSGADGPTGLNMTATGTSENGGGPPFCSYMNVVAGQTYYMVVDNFLSTANGFVLTWGGTATLVSPFNNAFQPYPFMEPGSAGPTPNDPREVIICSNPAVFNFNSLSAGIINNNPNFIVTYYTNANDAITGNNPITTPITVNTTDIYYYAISYSDPNAPSGAINRCRIPGKFKFIQRAITATDVTLTECNNNNTGTAIFDLTTAAVIADPTVTKKYYPTLTDLNAGTNEITNPYQYNSAGGNVFVLVTSQFGCTTTAKITLAFHPVVVVNEATLRSCFIESNPSTASFNLTAASVTTQPGITKKYYPSMTDAVNGTNEITTPSPYIAPNGVVYIKVTNANNCYTVAKVNLIVLPPVKSTVLADKIICMEDTTTLDAGPGFDGYLWSTGATTQTISNVTVGTYSVQLKTGECTTNQTVTVYASEQPVISNVDIATNTITVNVIGGTPPYKYSLDNINWQDSNVFNNIPRGDNHIYVKDSYDCEPIDINVVVPNLVNVITPNNDGVNDVIDYSALAGKQNLILSIYDRYGAKIFQADKTNGYKWDGTTNGSKKVSTGTYWYSVTWNENDKKNTPIKFSSWIMVKNRE from the coding sequence ATGAAAAAAGTTCTACTTATTTTTCTGATAATTATATCTCAGATAAGTTTTGCCCAATCCAGCTCTGACTGTGGTGGAAATGTTCAGGTTTGCGGAAATACACCTATTTCTTTCACCCCTACAGGACCTGGAGACATCCACGAAGTGTTGGGAGATTGTCTAAGCATGGAACATTATTCCATCTGGTATACTTTTACGGTTGCCACATCAGGAACCCTGACATTTAATATCGATCCAAACGTTTTCGCTGACGATTACGACTGGGCTGTTTATGGACCGAATGTTACTTGTGCAAATCTTGGGTTTCCCATAAGATGTAACTATTCCGGCGCCGATGGCCCTACCGGTTTAAATATGACCGCAACCGGAACATCAGAAAATGGAGGAGGCCCGCCATTCTGTTCTTACATGAATGTTGTTGCTGGCCAAACCTATTATATGGTTGTTGATAATTTCTTATCCACTGCAAATGGTTTCGTATTAACATGGGGAGGGACTGCAACTTTGGTTTCCCCTTTCAACAATGCTTTCCAACCTTATCCGTTTATGGAGCCAGGAAGCGCAGGACCAACACCTAATGATCCGAGAGAGGTTATTATCTGTTCAAATCCGGCAGTTTTTAATTTTAATTCATTATCTGCAGGAATTATAAACAATAACCCAAACTTCATAGTAACTTATTATACTAACGCAAACGATGCGATTACAGGTAATAATCCGATAACAACGCCTATAACCGTCAATACTACTGATATTTATTATTACGCCATTAGTTATTCCGATCCAAATGCCCCTTCAGGCGCGATCAACAGGTGTAGGATTCCGGGTAAATTTAAATTTATACAAAGAGCTATCACAGCGACTGATGTCACATTAACAGAATGTAATAACAACAATACGGGTACTGCTATATTTGACCTGACTACTGCTGCTGTAATTGCCGACCCAACCGTGACAAAAAAATACTATCCTACCCTTACAGACCTTAATGCAGGCACCAATGAGATCACGAATCCATATCAGTATAATTCTGCAGGAGGTAATGTTTTCGTTCTGGTAACTTCACAATTCGGATGTACCACTACTGCAAAAATCACCTTAGCATTCCATCCTGTAGTCGTGGTAAATGAGGCTACCCTTAGATCTTGTTTCATTGAATCGAATCCTTCAACGGCATCTTTCAATCTTACAGCTGCTTCCGTAACAACACAGCCGGGTATTACTAAAAAGTATTACCCATCCATGACAGACGCTGTTAACGGAACCAACGAAATCACTACGCCATCTCCGTACATTGCACCGAATGGTGTGGTTTATATCAAAGTGACCAATGCAAATAATTGTTATACTGTTGCAAAAGTAAATCTGATCGTATTACCTCCTGTAAAATCTACAGTCCTTGCAGATAAAATAATCTGTATGGAAGACACAACTACACTGGATGCAGGACCTGGATTTGACGGGTATTTATGGAGCACAGGTGCTACGACACAAACCATCAGTAATGTAACTGTTGGTACTTATTCAGTACAATTGAAAACCGGGGAATGTACTACCAACCAAACTGTAACAGTTTATGCATCTGAGCAACCTGTTATATCCAATGTTGATATAGCAACAAATACGATTACTGTAAATGTAATCGGAGGTACTCCGCCATATAAATATTCATTGGATAATATCAACTGGCAAGATTCTAATGTATTCAATAATATACCAAGAGGAGATAATCATATTTATGTTAAGGATTCTTATGATTGTGAACCGATTGACATCAATGTGGTTGTTCCAAATTTAGTCAATGTGATCACTCCTAATAATGATGGTGTGAATGATGTGATTGATTATTCTGCACTGGCAGGAAAGCAAAACCTGATATTAAGTATTTATGACAGATACGGTGCAAAAATATTCCAGGCTGACAAAACGAATGGTTACAAATGGGATGGTACTACCAACGGAAGCAAAAAAGTTTCAACAGGGACTTACTGGTATTCTGTGACATGGAATGAAAATGATAAGAAAAATACACCTATCAAATTCTCCAGTTGGATTATGGTAAAAAACAGAGAATAG
- a CDS encoding MFS transporter produces the protein MISFTPLKTLENIEFRNLLTGRFFIVLAFRMLATLLGWWVYQLTKDPFSIGLIGLSEVIPAVSCALYAGHVIDMNEKKRLLLICNYAYIFLIGLLLIPAFFNVEMHFSGHQITYFIYSVIFFTGIARAFIGPIVPSMIPKIVKKENLPHAVTLNQATFLISSVCGHAIGGFLIGFFGVKWTLVVIILLIFIASLFFWQLKKQFSEYKKGNINVVESMREGISYIFKTKEILGALCLDMFAVLFGGAVAMIPVYATDILKVGAEGFGLLNAASDIGSMCIITILSIVPLRKNQGKILLGVVTGFGLCIIGFGLSHIYWLSFMFLVMSGMLDGISVVIRGTIVQLKTPDHIRGRVLSVNSIFIMSSNEMGQFESGLSAKLLGVVRSVVFGGSMTVLIALLVGSTNPKLRKMQY, from the coding sequence ATGATTTCCTTTACTCCCTTAAAAACCTTAGAAAATATTGAATTCAGAAATCTACTTACCGGAAGATTTTTCATTGTTTTAGCCTTCAGAATGCTTGCCACTTTATTGGGGTGGTGGGTGTACCAGTTAACAAAAGATCCTTTCTCAATAGGATTAATTGGTCTTTCGGAAGTAATTCCGGCTGTCAGTTGCGCACTATATGCAGGACACGTAATTGATATGAATGAAAAAAAGCGACTCTTGCTCATTTGCAACTATGCTTATATTTTTCTCATCGGGCTCCTGCTTATTCCAGCTTTTTTCAATGTTGAAATGCATTTTAGCGGGCATCAGATCACCTATTTTATTTATAGTGTGATTTTTTTTACGGGAATTGCAAGAGCGTTTATTGGTCCCATCGTTCCCTCGATGATTCCTAAGATTGTAAAAAAGGAGAATCTTCCTCATGCTGTCACCCTTAATCAAGCTACATTTCTGATATCTTCTGTTTGTGGTCACGCCATAGGAGGTTTCCTTATTGGTTTTTTTGGCGTAAAATGGACTCTTGTGGTCATCATCCTGCTCATTTTTATCGCCTCGTTATTTTTCTGGCAATTGAAAAAACAATTTTCTGAATATAAAAAAGGGAATATTAATGTTGTGGAAAGTATGAGGGAAGGTATTTCGTATATTTTCAAAACTAAAGAAATCTTAGGAGCATTATGTCTGGATATGTTCGCCGTACTGTTTGGAGGTGCCGTAGCCATGATCCCGGTTTATGCTACCGACATATTAAAGGTGGGAGCTGAAGGTTTCGGGCTTCTTAATGCAGCCTCAGATATTGGCTCCATGTGCATCATCACCATTCTCTCCATTGTTCCACTGAGAAAAAATCAGGGAAAAATATTACTTGGTGTGGTTACCGGATTCGGGCTTTGTATTATAGGATTCGGACTCTCTCATATATACTGGTTATCATTTATGTTTTTAGTGATGAGTGGAATGCTGGATGGTATTTCCGTTGTAATTCGTGGAACCATTGTACAATTGAAAACACCTGATCATATAAGGGGACGTGTACTCAGTGTTAATTCAATTTTTATCATGTCCAGCAATGAAATGGGACAATTTGAAAGTGGGTTATCTGCAAAACTACTGGGCGTGGTCCGTTCGGTAGTATTCGGAGGAAGTATGACGGTTCTTATTGCCTTACTTGTCGGAAGTACGAATCCTAAGCTACGAAAAATGCAATATTAA
- a CDS encoding GH3 auxin-responsive promoter family protein: MLSFLKKNIALAWAKKHVQKAEEFKKNAEKDQEKLLLSLIDTAKKTLFGREHQFENIQSVQDFQEKVPVSDYEDLKPYIERVKKGQANILWPETPQYFAKTSGTTSGSKYIPISKEGMPFQVAAAQSALFHYISQKKNADFVNGKMIFLQGSPVLEEVYGIKTGRLSGIVAHHIPNYLQKNRLPSWETNIIEDWETKVDKIVEETEKENMTLISGIPPWLIMYFEKLTEKHGKKIKQLFPNLQLIVTGGVNYEPYRDKMEDLLGGPVDIIQTFPASEGFFAFQDSYTKEGLLLLTHHGIFYEFIPLEEYGKPDARRLTLKDIELNKDYALILTTNSGLWAYSIGDVVRFISKNPHRILVSGRTKHFTSAFGEHVIAYEVEEAIKATLEKFPAQITEFHLAPQVTPIDGLPYHEWLIEFEKEPVNLQLFKDELDNQLRKRNTYYDDLISGNILQKLHITLLKKNAFQEYAKSQGKLGGQNKIPRLANDRKIADLLEIYKL, from the coding sequence ATGTTAAGCTTCCTAAAGAAAAATATAGCACTGGCCTGGGCAAAAAAACATGTCCAAAAAGCCGAAGAATTCAAAAAGAATGCAGAAAAGGATCAGGAAAAATTGCTTTTATCACTGATTGATACTGCAAAAAAGACTCTTTTTGGAAGAGAACATCAATTCGAAAATATTCAGTCTGTACAAGACTTCCAGGAAAAAGTACCTGTATCCGATTATGAAGATTTAAAGCCTTACATCGAACGGGTAAAAAAAGGACAAGCAAATATCCTTTGGCCGGAAACTCCCCAATACTTTGCCAAAACCTCGGGAACAACTTCAGGATCAAAATACATTCCCATTTCAAAAGAAGGAATGCCCTTTCAGGTAGCAGCAGCTCAAAGTGCATTATTCCATTATATTTCCCAGAAAAAAAACGCTGATTTCGTCAATGGAAAAATGATTTTCCTGCAGGGAAGCCCTGTTCTTGAAGAAGTGTATGGAATAAAGACAGGACGTCTCTCAGGCATTGTAGCCCACCACATTCCTAACTATCTGCAAAAAAATCGTCTCCCAAGCTGGGAAACGAATATCATTGAAGATTGGGAAACCAAGGTTGATAAAATTGTAGAAGAAACAGAGAAAGAAAATATGACCCTGATATCGGGAATTCCGCCATGGCTCATCATGTATTTTGAAAAGCTTACTGAAAAGCATGGTAAAAAGATCAAACAACTTTTTCCAAATCTTCAGCTTATTGTTACCGGAGGAGTAAACTATGAGCCGTATCGTGATAAAATGGAGGATCTTCTGGGCGGACCGGTTGATATCATCCAAACCTTTCCTGCTTCAGAAGGCTTTTTTGCGTTTCAGGATAGCTATACCAAAGAAGGACTACTCCTTCTTACCCATCATGGTATTTTTTATGAATTCATTCCGTTAGAGGAATACGGGAAACCGGATGCCCGAAGATTAACACTAAAGGATATTGAACTAAATAAGGATTATGCTTTGATATTAACAACCAATTCCGGACTGTGGGCTTACTCTATCGGGGATGTTGTGCGATTTATCAGCAAAAATCCTCACCGGATCTTAGTAAGTGGGCGAACAAAACATTTTACATCCGCTTTTGGAGAACATGTCATAGCTTACGAAGTAGAGGAAGCCATCAAAGCCACTTTAGAAAAGTTTCCCGCTCAGATTACAGAGTTCCATCTGGCTCCGCAGGTAACTCCCATTGACGGACTCCCATATCATGAATGGTTGATCGAATTCGAAAAAGAACCTGTAAACCTTCAACTTTTCAAGGATGAACTGGATAATCAGCTACGCAAACGTAACACCTACTATGATGATCTTATTTCAGGAAACATCTTGCAAAAGCTGCACATTACGCTTCTGAAAAAAAATGCATTTCAGGAATATGCAAAATCTCAGGGCAAACTGGGAGGACAAAATAAAATACCAAGATTGGCAAATGACAGAAAAATTGCTGATTTATTGGAAATTTACAAATTATAA
- the mfd gene encoding transcription-repair coupling factor — protein sequence MQLKPIHEKFLPDLLQKEFGKEIFTQLEANQHISVKGNAGSSTSVFVAELFLTQKKNILYIIDDKEDALYANTEMEDLLGKDKVLYFPATHLEPYQVEKTQNANLVLRTEVLNKINSGKSPKVIVAYAGALSEKVLKKEDFKAISHHIKVGDQLDFDFVDELLSHYQFQQADFVSEPGEFSVRGGIVDVFSYSNEKPYRITFFGNEVESIKTFDIETQLSVDKIKEFQLVSNMNFSVSGSRVSLLQLLPKESFVISKNGVVGLQKIRSFYEKSLEKYESLSKDIAHRTPDELFISDQEFLFDYKKFKTIDFSSVAIEGLNTYEISIEQTSQPSFHKNFELLIQDLEEKQNDGFDTWISFSTEKQRERLESIFEELEHQMIFKSFKSELHEGFVDNNHKISVYTDHQIFDRYQRYKAKNTFAKSEQLTLKDLMSLKVGDYIAHIDHGIGKFMGLVKVNNDGKIQECFKLTYKNGDLLYVSIHSLHKISKYNGPDGKEVVLSKLGSPAWKSLKQKTKAKVKQIAFDLIKLYAQRKTAQGFAYTPDSYLQNELEASFIYEDTPDQEKATIDVKADMEASTVMDRLVCGDVGFGKTEVAIRAAFKAATDGKQVAVLVPTTILAFQHYRSFKERLKDFPVNVSYINRFRSAKQKSEALEGLKNGKVDIIIGTHQLASNSVKFKDLGLLIIDEEHKFGVSVKDKLKTLKSNVDTLTLTATPIPRTLQFSLMAARDLSVIKTPPPNRQPVDTQIIGFNEEILRDAVSYELQRDGQVYFINNRIENLKDIAGLIQRLVPDARVITGHGQMEGKQLERNVLDFMEGKYDVLVSTTIVESGVDVPNANTIFINDAQRFGMADLHQMRGRVGRSNRKAFCYLITPPYDMMTSDARKRLEAIEQFSDLGSGFQIAMKDLEIRGAGDLLGAEQSGFINEMGFETYQKLMQEALEELKDDEDFENLFDNEEDRQKLFKSVKEVNIDTDLELMLPDFYISNTEERLLLYQKIAEIDNEKDLQKFESELIDRFGPLPEEAVNLLKSVSLKWLAADIGFEKIVMKNGVFLGYFPGNPQDKFYQTEKFRNIINYLTQNPSEAQLKEKIGKEGNNLMMRKDKVKNVDEVNILLRSILQL from the coding sequence ATGCAGTTAAAACCTATTCATGAAAAATTTCTTCCGGATTTACTACAAAAAGAATTTGGCAAAGAAATTTTCACACAACTGGAAGCGAATCAACACATCTCGGTAAAAGGGAATGCAGGATCTTCCACTTCTGTTTTTGTGGCAGAGCTTTTCCTGACCCAAAAGAAGAATATTCTTTACATTATAGATGATAAGGAAGATGCTCTTTATGCTAATACGGAAATGGAAGACCTGTTGGGTAAAGACAAGGTTCTTTATTTTCCTGCAACTCATCTTGAACCCTATCAGGTTGAAAAAACTCAGAATGCAAATCTTGTTTTAAGAACAGAGGTTTTAAATAAAATAAATTCCGGGAAATCTCCAAAAGTAATTGTAGCATATGCCGGGGCTTTATCAGAGAAAGTTCTGAAAAAAGAAGATTTTAAAGCAATTTCACATCATATCAAAGTAGGAGATCAGCTCGATTTTGATTTTGTGGATGAATTGCTTTCCCATTATCAGTTTCAGCAGGCAGATTTTGTATCCGAGCCAGGAGAGTTTTCAGTAAGAGGAGGAATTGTAGATGTTTTTTCTTACTCTAATGAAAAGCCTTATAGAATCACTTTTTTTGGTAATGAGGTGGAAAGCATCAAAACTTTTGACATCGAAACGCAGCTGTCGGTAGATAAGATAAAAGAATTTCAGCTTGTTTCAAATATGAACTTTTCGGTTTCTGGCAGCCGGGTTTCCTTACTTCAGCTTCTGCCGAAAGAGAGTTTTGTGATTTCGAAAAATGGAGTGGTAGGATTGCAAAAAATAAGATCATTCTATGAGAAGTCGTTGGAAAAGTATGAATCTTTAAGTAAAGATATTGCCCACAGGACCCCTGATGAATTGTTTATTTCCGATCAGGAGTTTTTATTTGATTACAAGAAGTTCAAAACAATTGATTTCAGTAGTGTTGCTATTGAAGGGCTTAACACTTATGAGATTAGTATAGAGCAAACTTCCCAGCCTTCTTTTCATAAAAATTTTGAATTATTAATTCAGGATCTGGAAGAGAAGCAGAATGACGGTTTCGATACCTGGATTTCGTTTTCAACAGAAAAACAAAGAGAACGACTGGAGTCAATTTTTGAAGAACTTGAACATCAAATGATCTTCAAAAGCTTTAAATCTGAACTTCATGAAGGTTTTGTTGATAATAACCATAAAATATCTGTGTATACCGATCATCAGATATTTGACCGTTATCAAAGATATAAGGCTAAAAATACTTTTGCTAAATCTGAGCAGCTTACCCTCAAGGATCTTATGTCTCTTAAAGTCGGGGATTATATTGCCCATATCGATCATGGGATCGGTAAATTTATGGGATTGGTAAAAGTTAATAATGATGGGAAAATTCAGGAATGTTTTAAACTTACCTATAAAAATGGAGATTTACTTTACGTAAGTATTCATTCACTTCATAAAATATCAAAATATAACGGGCCTGATGGCAAAGAAGTTGTTCTGAGTAAATTAGGATCTCCGGCATGGAAGTCTTTAAAGCAAAAAACAAAAGCAAAAGTAAAGCAGATCGCTTTTGATCTTATCAAACTTTATGCACAAAGAAAAACCGCTCAAGGTTTTGCTTATACCCCGGATTCTTATTTACAAAATGAATTGGAAGCCAGTTTTATTTATGAAGATACTCCGGATCAGGAAAAAGCAACGATTGATGTGAAGGCGGATATGGAGGCAAGTACTGTGATGGATCGTCTGGTGTGTGGAGATGTAGGTTTTGGTAAAACAGAAGTTGCAATAAGGGCTGCGTTTAAGGCAGCAACAGATGGCAAACAGGTTGCGGTTTTAGTTCCAACGACAATTCTTGCATTTCAGCATTACAGAAGCTTTAAGGAAAGGCTGAAAGATTTTCCGGTGAATGTTTCATACATCAATAGATTCAGGTCAGCAAAACAAAAATCGGAAGCTTTAGAAGGATTAAAAAATGGTAAAGTAGATATCATCATAGGAACGCATCAGCTTGCCAGCAATAGTGTTAAGTTTAAAGATTTAGGCTTGTTGATTATTGATGAAGAGCATAAGTTTGGAGTATCCGTAAAAGATAAGTTGAAAACGCTTAAAAGCAATGTGGATACACTTACACTGACAGCGACACCTATTCCGAGGACTTTGCAGTTCTCCCTGATGGCTGCAAGAGATTTATCTGTCATCAAAACACCACCGCCTAACAGGCAGCCGGTAGACACTCAGATTATCGGGTTTAATGAAGAGATTCTTCGTGATGCCGTTTCGTATGAATTACAAAGAGACGGACAGGTCTATTTTATCAACAACCGGATTGAAAATTTAAAAGATATTGCCGGACTCATCCAGAGATTGGTTCCGGACGCCAGGGTTATTACCGGTCATGGCCAAATGGAAGGGAAGCAGCTGGAGCGGAATGTCCTTGATTTTATGGAGGGCAAATATGATGTATTGGTCTCAACAACCATTGTGGAAAGTGGGGTAGATGTTCCGAATGCCAATACGATATTTATCAATGATGCTCAAAGGTTTGGTATGGCAGATCTCCACCAGATGAGGGGAAGGGTTGGACGAAGTAACAGGAAAGCTTTCTGTTATCTGATCACTCCTCCTTATGATATGATGACTTCTGATGCGAGAAAGAGATTGGAAGCTATTGAACAGTTTTCAGATCTTGGAAGTGGATTCCAGATTGCCATGAAAGATCTGGAAATCCGTGGCGCAGGAGATTTGTTAGGTGCTGAGCAAAGTGGATTTATTAATGAAATGGGATTTGAAACATACCAGAAGCTGATGCAGGAAGCTTTGGAGGAGTTAAAAGATGATGAAGATTTTGAAAACCTGTTTGACAATGAAGAGGACAGGCAGAAACTTTTTAAATCTGTAAAGGAAGTGAATATAGATACCGACCTGGAGCTCATGCTTCCTGATTTCTATATCTCTAATACAGAAGAGAGGTTATTGCTGTATCAGAAGATTGCAGAAATTGATAATGAAAAAGATCTTCAGAAATTTGAATCCGAATTGATAGACCGTTTTGGGCCTTTACCGGAGGAAGCTGTTAATCTTTTAAAAAGTGTGTCTTTAAAATGGCTCGCTGCAGACATTGGATTTGAAAAAATAGTTATGAAGAATGGTGTGTTTTTAGGGTATTTTCCAGGTAATCCTCAAGATAAGTTTTATCAGACAGAAAAATTCAGAAACATTATCAATTACCTTACTCAAAATCCTTCGGAGGCTCAATTAAAAGAAAAAATAGGAAAAGAAGGGAATAATTTAATGATGAGAAAAGATAAGGTGAAAAATGTAGATGAAGTAAATATTTTGTTGAGGTCTATATTGCAGCTATAG